Proteins from a genomic interval of Mycolicibacterium grossiae:
- a CDS encoding serine/threonine-protein kinase, translating to MGSPGVDSRLGSRFGPYELQAVIGIGGMGEVYRAYDTVRERVVALKLLRPDVAADPTFRDRFRRESRIAARLHDPHVIPVHDFGEIDGVLYIDMRLVEGASLKDELRNHGTLPHGRTVSIIGQVAAALDAAHANRLVHRDIKPENVLLTPDDFAYLVDFGIAYGGGEASVTKTGLVIGSCAYMAPERLNGEPGGPASDVYSLTCMLYECLTGRAPFEAGDLRQVMSAHLFSVPPRPSIMRRGVPPAFDDVIAKGMAKDPRGRYASAGELARAAGGAASGRVAAPPPPVVPPPSGPPRTRQFAASDQRAYVSQPSLPLPPPHAAPPKKGLTRTQKALLLSTFAMFALAAVLAAVIVTTGGGSSESAPRTPLAVPPTTSAEEATPSTSDSETATSSTTSSRTSTTTSTSTSASASTISGVSGADAQGFVGHSARCDAGSEPAAMIRTANSLAIICQTGPSSYYYRGERLSDGAQLVLQNAVPAGGGFDAVNPADGSRYQVRPDMLTISSSRGSEADPALEYGAR from the coding sequence ATGGGCTCCCCGGGTGTCGACTCGCGTCTGGGTTCGCGGTTCGGTCCCTACGAGCTTCAGGCCGTCATCGGGATCGGCGGGATGGGCGAGGTGTACCGCGCCTACGACACGGTGCGCGAACGGGTCGTGGCGCTGAAGCTGCTGCGGCCCGACGTCGCGGCTGACCCAACCTTCCGCGACCGCTTCCGCCGCGAGTCGCGCATCGCCGCGCGGCTGCACGATCCGCACGTGATCCCCGTGCACGACTTCGGCGAGATCGACGGTGTGCTCTACATCGACATGCGCCTGGTCGAGGGCGCGAGCCTCAAGGACGAACTGCGCAACCACGGGACGCTGCCGCACGGGCGGACGGTGTCGATCATCGGCCAGGTGGCAGCGGCGCTCGACGCCGCGCACGCCAACCGGCTGGTGCACCGCGACATCAAGCCGGAGAACGTGCTGCTGACGCCAGACGACTTCGCCTACCTCGTCGACTTCGGCATCGCGTACGGCGGTGGCGAGGCGTCGGTGACGAAGACCGGGCTGGTGATCGGGTCGTGTGCCTACATGGCGCCCGAGCGGCTGAACGGTGAGCCCGGCGGTCCGGCGTCGGACGTCTATTCGCTCACCTGCATGCTCTACGAATGCCTGACCGGGCGCGCGCCGTTCGAGGCGGGCGACCTGCGGCAGGTGATGAGCGCGCACCTGTTCTCGGTGCCGCCGCGGCCGAGCATCATGCGCCGCGGCGTGCCCCCGGCGTTCGACGACGTGATCGCCAAGGGGATGGCGAAGGATCCCCGGGGCAGGTACGCCTCGGCGGGGGAGCTGGCGCGCGCAGCGGGTGGCGCCGCGTCCGGACGGGTGGCGGCACCGCCGCCTCCGGTCGTGCCACCGCCGAGCGGGCCGCCCCGGACGCGTCAGTTCGCGGCGAGTGACCAGCGGGCGTACGTGTCGCAGCCGTCGCTGCCGCTGCCGCCCCCGCACGCCGCGCCGCCGAAGAAGGGTCTGACCCGCACGCAGAAGGCGCTGCTGCTGAGCACGTTCGCGATGTTCGCCCTGGCGGCCGTGCTGGCCGCGGTGATCGTGACGACCGGCGGCGGGTCGAGCGAGTCGGCGCCGCGCACCCCGCTGGCAGTCCCGCCGACGACGTCCGCGGAGGAGGCGACGCCGAGTACGTCCGACTCCGAAACTGCCACGTCCTCGACGACGTCTTCCCGCACCTCCACCACCACGTCGACGTCCACCTCGGCGAGCGCGTCAACGATCTCCGGGGTGTCCGGCGCGGACGCGCAAGGCTTCGTCGGCCATTCGGCGCGCTGCGACGCCGGCAGCGAGCCCGCAGCGATGATCCGGACGGCGAACTCGCTGGCGATCATCTGCCAGACGGGGCCGTCGAGCTACTACTACCGCGGCGAACGGCTGAGCGACGGCGCGCAGTTGGTGCTGCAGAACGCGGTGCCCGCCGGTGGCGGCTTCGACGCGGTCAACCCGGCCGACGGCTCGCGCTACCAGGTCCGGCCCGACATGCTGACGATCTCGAGCAGCCGGGGGTCGGAGGCGGATCCTGCGTTGGAGTACGGGGCGCGGTAG
- a CDS encoding WXG100 family type VII secretion target, whose product MLVDPDVLRAFAGQVDVAAREIGAGGVAEKLSSAGDALPGSTTQWAAHTVGEHFTHVLEQLSQNVVKMGTAVRGAGDAYEVADDALAGQFDGLF is encoded by the coding sequence ATGCTGGTCGATCCGGACGTACTGCGCGCCTTCGCCGGCCAGGTCGACGTCGCTGCTCGAGAGATCGGCGCAGGCGGGGTGGCCGAGAAGCTCTCGTCGGCCGGCGACGCCCTGCCGGGGTCGACGACGCAATGGGCGGCGCACACGGTAGGCGAGCACTTCACTCACGTGCTGGAACAGTTGTCACAGAACGTCGTGAAGATGGGGACGGCCGTCCGAGGTGCCGGAGACGCCTACGAAGTGGCCGACGACGCGCTGGCAGGACAGTTCGACGGGCTCTTCTGA
- a CDS encoding WXG100 family type VII secretion target: protein MLPSRTTLQSWNPDALSASAWAVSAAAELVSDAVRGIDTACQRMPETRAWSGRSHDAASAMFGRANADASKVAEYAEAIAAALREGASALGQFRPRCW, encoded by the coding sequence ATGTTGCCGTCTCGGACGACTCTGCAGAGCTGGAACCCCGATGCGTTGTCCGCATCCGCTTGGGCCGTGAGCGCTGCGGCCGAGTTGGTTTCTGATGCGGTGCGCGGGATCGACACCGCGTGCCAACGGATGCCGGAGACGCGAGCGTGGTCCGGTCGTTCGCACGACGCGGCGAGCGCGATGTTCGGCCGCGCCAACGCCGACGCGTCGAAGGTTGCCGAGTATGCCGAAGCGATTGCAGCAGCACTGCGCGAGGGTGCGTCGGCTCTCGGGCAGTTCCGGCCGCGCTGCTGGTGA
- a CDS encoding PH domain-containing protein yields MLFGFGLFPLIVVVALQFVHRGWTTLRAEHASTGTVMLLDRWVAGTFVFGLGVGAATMLAMAVAIRFGTLDLPMSRGQAIWAFCLTVFAGLFNLAALYTLWQRGGVAYVELAPDGVEMANVVKTEFVRWDEVVEVTDRTEEQKTIRAVVLRLREGDEKVLDGLDFYVPGGATLYWMVRHYWSHPEDRSELVDGRAMERLRNGQFETA; encoded by the coding sequence ATGCTCTTTGGATTCGGATTGTTCCCGTTGATCGTTGTCGTGGCTCTGCAATTCGTCCACCGAGGTTGGACGACGCTCCGAGCAGAACATGCGTCCACGGGCACGGTGATGTTGCTGGACCGCTGGGTGGCAGGGACCTTCGTCTTCGGACTGGGGGTCGGCGCCGCGACGATGCTGGCGATGGCGGTCGCCATCCGTTTCGGGACCTTGGATCTGCCCATGTCGCGAGGGCAAGCCATCTGGGCCTTCTGCCTGACGGTCTTCGCGGGACTATTCAACTTGGCAGCGTTGTACACGCTGTGGCAACGCGGGGGTGTGGCGTACGTCGAGTTGGCGCCGGATGGGGTCGAGATGGCGAATGTCGTAAAGACCGAGTTCGTTCGGTGGGACGAGGTCGTAGAGGTGACGGACAGGACCGAAGAGCAGAAGACCATCAGGGCGGTCGTGCTCCGCTTGCGGGAGGGCGACGAGAAGGTTCTCGACGGCTTGGACTTCTACGTCCCCGGCGGGGCGACGCTGTACTGGATGGTTCGCCACTACTGGTCGCATCCGGAGGACCGGTCCGAGTTGGTCGATGGCCGAGCGATGGAACGACTGCGCAACGGTCAGTTCGAGACGGCTTAG
- a CDS encoding aldo/keto reductase: MTDTTTAAAAGTITIGDLTVNRLGFGSMRLTGKGVWGPPDDRDEAIRVLRRAVELGVNFIDTADSYGPYVAEELIREALHPYADDLVIATKAGLLRTGPDVWVPLGNPSYLRQEVEMSLRRLGVDRIDLHQLHRVDPNFPLEDQVGELAKLLEEGKIRHIGLSEVDVDQLAAAQKVAPIVSVQNLYNLTTRTAEPLLDEAEKQGIAFIPWFPLAAGPLADTDGPLGLLASDHGASPSQLALAWLLKRSPVIVPIPGTSRVDHLEPNVAAAGIELTDEEFQAIDAATGGS, translated from the coding sequence ATGACGGACACGACGACCGCGGCAGCCGCTGGGACCATCACCATCGGCGACCTGACCGTCAACCGGCTCGGTTTCGGGTCGATGCGGCTTACTGGCAAGGGCGTGTGGGGTCCGCCGGACGACCGCGATGAAGCGATCCGTGTGCTGCGGCGCGCCGTCGAACTGGGCGTTAACTTCATCGACACCGCCGACTCCTACGGCCCCTACGTCGCCGAGGAGCTGATCCGCGAAGCCCTGCACCCCTACGCCGACGACCTCGTCATCGCGACCAAGGCGGGGCTCCTGCGTACCGGGCCAGACGTCTGGGTGCCGCTCGGCAACCCGAGCTATCTGCGGCAGGAGGTCGAGATGAGTCTGCGGCGGCTCGGCGTCGACCGCATTGACCTGCATCAGCTGCACCGCGTCGACCCCAACTTCCCTCTCGAGGACCAGGTCGGCGAGCTGGCGAAGCTGCTGGAAGAAGGCAAGATTCGGCACATCGGACTCTCCGAAGTCGACGTCGACCAACTCGCGGCCGCCCAGAAGGTCGCGCCGATCGTCTCGGTGCAGAACCTCTACAACCTCACAACCCGCACCGCCGAACCGCTGCTCGACGAAGCCGAGAAGCAGGGCATCGCGTTCATCCCGTGGTTTCCGTTGGCGGCGGGCCCGCTCGCCGACACCGACGGCCCGCTTGGCTTGCTGGCTTCCGACCACGGCGCCAGCCCGTCGCAGCTCGCGCTGGCCTGGCTGCTCAAGCGTTCGCCCGTCATCGTGCCGATTCCCGGCACCTCACGCGTCGACCACCTCGAACCCAACGTCGCCGCCGCGGGCATCGAACTCACCGACGAGGAGTTCCAGGCCATCGACGCCGCGACCGGCGGCTCGTAA
- a CDS encoding McrC family protein, with product MVFETVELVEYESRRVRTAAPSPDDLALAERLAPRGDLDARITVRWLAGGFVDIAASSWIGVVRFTNLEIRVVPKLVGDPLRVLRMLEYSGGVRLLAQLPIERRLPAHGSDLFELIVMLLVQETQTLIRDGLIRDYRSVDDALVVMRGRLRIREQFLQRYGSFHRLECQFDEYDGDIPENQLLAAALSAASRRIRDPELKSETHVLTHMLAGACEPSARDTAWYRRRIQYGRRNDRYRSAHALATLVLDGLALTDLFSQSSGSASAFMLNMNVVFERFVSRLVADSLTGSGLRVSAQESFGSVATDDVNGHSYTRIRPDLVIVEIDSGRTVPIDIKYKLYSTKKFSPADIYQTFLYAYALSTDAEHARAGLIYPSTRMTDGPGLRVNRTAGSGLAHIRGFGLDVPSALDTLGGTDEPALRENIVSAILTITGFTT from the coding sequence GTGGTGTTCGAGACCGTTGAACTTGTGGAGTACGAGTCTCGGAGGGTTCGAACAGCTGCACCATCGCCCGACGATCTGGCACTAGCTGAACGCCTCGCACCTCGGGGCGATTTGGATGCTCGGATCACAGTGCGCTGGCTTGCCGGCGGCTTCGTAGATATTGCAGCATCGTCCTGGATCGGAGTTGTTCGGTTCACGAACCTAGAGATCCGAGTCGTACCTAAGCTCGTCGGTGATCCACTCCGAGTCCTGAGAATGCTGGAATACTCCGGAGGCGTGCGACTTTTGGCGCAGCTGCCCATCGAGCGTAGGTTGCCCGCACACGGTTCAGATCTCTTCGAACTGATCGTCATGCTCCTCGTACAGGAGACCCAAACGCTGATTCGAGACGGGCTGATCCGTGACTACCGCAGCGTCGATGACGCCTTGGTAGTCATGCGCGGCCGCCTGCGAATACGCGAACAATTTCTCCAGCGGTACGGGAGTTTTCACAGACTTGAATGTCAGTTCGATGAGTATGACGGCGATATCCCCGAAAACCAGCTACTGGCCGCGGCGCTATCAGCTGCATCGAGGCGGATCCGCGATCCAGAGTTGAAGTCTGAGACTCATGTTCTAACCCATATGTTGGCCGGGGCATGTGAGCCATCCGCTCGCGACACAGCCTGGTATCGCCGCAGGATTCAGTATGGGCGCCGCAACGATCGATATCGGTCTGCCCATGCGCTCGCAACGCTGGTATTGGACGGATTGGCCCTCACCGATCTCTTCAGCCAGTCGTCTGGGTCGGCATCAGCATTCATGCTGAATATGAATGTCGTATTTGAACGATTTGTCTCACGCCTGGTTGCCGATTCATTGACAGGCAGCGGACTACGGGTGTCTGCGCAGGAGTCATTTGGCTCGGTCGCTACAGATGACGTCAACGGACATAGTTACACCCGAATCCGGCCGGATCTGGTCATCGTCGAGATTGACAGTGGCAGAACAGTGCCCATCGACATCAAGTACAAGCTGTACAGCACGAAGAAGTTCAGCCCCGCCGACATATACCAAACCTTCCTCTACGCATACGCGTTAAGTACAGATGCTGAGCATGCACGCGCCGGCCTGATCTACCCGTCGACCAGGATGACAGACGGTCCTGGACTTCGTGTCAACCGCACGGCCGGCTCAGGCCTCGCACACATTCGTGGTTTCGGCCTGGACGTCCCATCTGCACTCGATACGCTGGGCGGTACCGACGAGCCAGCGCTTCGGGAGAACATTGTTTCCGCGATACTCACAATCACCGGATTCACAACGTGA
- a CDS encoding McrB family protein, with protein MLDKNVRASIADALNSWNRESVAQRVADSERLRTKFLDRFPIASWHEMPLADYALGQNTQDTVCWWMEYKPGLAPSMKGGSAHKHLMFRSRNGSWNFPNEYDSVEAAWNAIREGFAQMLDLATQGQYEDADDIKVLTGAPALRTKLLFTYFPNDLVPVSSKADIDYHLRAVGQDTPAASVVRANLQLLNSLRSIPELSGLSTLELGFFLYHWNSPRQSSRVVKIAPGELGKFWDECHNNGYICVGWDDVGDLSQFESKDTFRDEFRNHYPYNGVEQQVSRKANELWTLRELQPGDRVIANRGTTEVLGIGTVNDVGYVWRTDREVFRHTLGVDWDTTKAGPIAPVKAWATTTVSKVPATLSRQILGTRVVTKPVESDQQYVDIEDALRRRGQVVLFGPPGTGKTYLADRAAIWLLEGGKESETANAMLGDEHEIAARRAALSRTPAGRTTAARLTRVTFHPSYSYEDFIEGFRPQQSDNGTMQLVLTDGTFKKVCEAARSDLKNRYIVLIDELNRGNIPKIFGELITLIEKDKRGLTVQLPQSGDQFSVPENVLIIGTMNTADRSIHLLDTALRRRFQFIELMPNSDLLEGTTVGALALDAFLDGLNNEVRKRFGREKQIGHSMFYQDGQVVDTPEQFASMFRYELLPLLQEYLYDDYRALADLLGGVIDAEAQRIAEIASDADALCAELAVKFGSASA; from the coding sequence TTGCTTGACAAGAACGTGCGCGCCAGTATCGCCGACGCGCTGAACTCATGGAACCGTGAGTCCGTTGCACAGCGCGTAGCCGACTCCGAACGATTGCGTACAAAATTTTTGGACCGCTTTCCCATTGCTAGCTGGCATGAGATGCCGTTGGCCGACTACGCGCTTGGCCAAAACACTCAGGACACGGTCTGCTGGTGGATGGAGTACAAGCCCGGCCTCGCGCCAAGCATGAAAGGCGGCTCTGCCCACAAGCACTTGATGTTCCGTTCCAGGAACGGATCGTGGAACTTCCCCAATGAATACGATTCAGTAGAGGCTGCGTGGAACGCCATTCGTGAAGGCTTTGCTCAGATGCTCGACCTCGCCACTCAGGGCCAGTACGAAGATGCCGACGACATCAAGGTCCTCACTGGAGCTCCTGCGCTACGGACAAAGCTGCTGTTCACCTACTTTCCGAATGATCTTGTGCCCGTCTCATCTAAGGCTGATATCGACTACCACCTCCGTGCGGTTGGCCAAGATACGCCTGCTGCATCGGTTGTCCGAGCAAATCTGCAATTATTGAACAGCCTTCGTTCAATCCCGGAACTGTCAGGTCTGTCTACTCTGGAACTGGGATTCTTTTTGTATCACTGGAACAGCCCTCGCCAGTCCAGCAGAGTGGTGAAGATTGCGCCTGGCGAACTGGGCAAGTTCTGGGATGAGTGTCACAACAATGGCTACATCTGTGTTGGGTGGGACGACGTCGGCGACCTGTCCCAGTTCGAGAGCAAAGACACATTCCGCGACGAGTTCCGGAATCACTACCCGTACAACGGCGTCGAACAACAAGTCAGCCGCAAAGCCAACGAACTATGGACACTCAGGGAGTTACAACCCGGCGATCGAGTGATCGCAAACCGCGGCACCACCGAAGTTCTCGGCATTGGCACCGTCAACGACGTCGGGTACGTCTGGCGGACCGACCGTGAAGTGTTTCGACACACGCTCGGGGTCGATTGGGACACCACCAAGGCTGGCCCCATCGCCCCGGTGAAAGCCTGGGCGACCACCACAGTCTCCAAAGTGCCCGCCACCCTGTCTCGACAGATTTTGGGCACAAGAGTCGTCACTAAGCCTGTCGAATCTGATCAGCAATACGTTGACATCGAGGATGCTCTCCGGCGGCGCGGCCAGGTCGTGCTCTTTGGTCCACCTGGGACCGGTAAGACATACCTTGCTGATCGCGCAGCGATCTGGCTACTCGAAGGCGGCAAAGAAAGCGAAACCGCAAACGCGATGCTAGGCGACGAACACGAAATCGCCGCGCGCCGAGCAGCGCTTAGCAGGACACCCGCCGGGCGAACTACGGCGGCCCGGCTAACCAGAGTGACCTTCCATCCCTCCTACTCCTACGAAGACTTCATCGAAGGTTTCCGTCCGCAGCAATCAGACAACGGCACTATGCAACTCGTCCTTACAGACGGCACATTCAAGAAAGTATGCGAAGCCGCTAGGTCTGATCTAAAGAACCGGTACATCGTGCTGATCGACGAGCTCAACCGTGGCAATATCCCCAAGATTTTTGGCGAACTCATCACCCTGATCGAAAAGGACAAACGCGGCCTGACCGTACAGCTACCTCAAAGCGGGGATCAATTCTCGGTTCCCGAAAATGTTCTCATCATCGGGACCATGAACACCGCCGACCGCAGCATCCACCTGTTGGATACGGCATTGCGGCGGCGGTTCCAATTCATCGAACTCATGCCCAACAGCGACCTTTTAGAGGGCACAACGGTCGGCGCGCTAGCACTCGATGCTTTCCTCGACGGACTGAACAACGAAGTGCGAAAGCGCTTCGGCAGGGAGAAGCAGATCGGCCACTCGATGTTCTACCAGGACGGCCAGGTCGTCGACACACCAGAACAATTCGCGTCGATGTTCCGATATGAGTTGTTGCCGCTACTGCAAGAGTACCTCTACGACGACTATCGAGCTCTGGCCGATCTACTTGGCGGAGTGATCGATGCAGAGGCTCAGCGGATAGCTGAAATCGCCAGCGACGCTGACGCACTCTGTGCCGAGTTGGCGGTCAAATTCGGATCAGCATCGGCCTAG
- a CDS encoding DEAD/DEAH box helicase — MDAFDRLHPGVQYHLANTLRWNGLRPTQADAVEPILTGQDTLVLAPTAGGKTEAAVFPLLSRMASEDWQGVSVLYVCPLRALLNNLQPRIDGYARWLGRAAAVWHGDVGQPQRQRILVERPDFLLTTPESLEAMLVSTKVDPRVMFAGLRAVVVDEIHAFAGDDRGWHLLAVLERLARVADRELQRIGLSATVGNPDELLRWLQGSFHGRESVVVAPAAPPSATAPDITVDFVGSLFNAARVIASLHAGEKRLVFVDSRRQAEEIGAMLRDNGIETYISHSSLSAAERRRSEAAFADARDTVIVATSTLELGIDVGDLDRVIQIGSTRTVASFLQRLGRTGRRAGTSRNCLFLCVDDESLLLAAGMLKRWSDGWVEPVQPPAHPRHIAAQQLMALCLQEHRIAADAVSSWGDLAVFDDSAGQIFEYLVAEGYFEADGPFFHIGQEAERRFGRRYFSDLTAVFTAPPEFFVLAGRVEVGTIGTDLLTDQVDGPRTLLLGGRSWKVTHVDWERRRCFVEPADGGGKAKWSGSGGGLSYNITRGMREVILGGSPAGVTFTGRAASALGGLRQSYGDAADRDKLIAFLPSDSAGRWWTWAGTAANHTLQASLPTIVDPRQRIDEKSVRLIAGVTVEEFSAAVGQVQWQEPAVDANALRGLKFSSALPAELARMTLSTRLGDTVSAIATAAERQSIVRS; from the coding sequence ATGGACGCGTTCGATCGACTACACCCCGGCGTGCAATACCACCTGGCGAACACGTTGCGGTGGAACGGGTTACGCCCCACCCAAGCCGACGCCGTCGAACCCATACTGACTGGTCAGGACACCCTGGTGCTCGCGCCGACCGCCGGGGGCAAGACGGAGGCCGCCGTGTTCCCGCTGCTGTCCCGGATGGCCTCCGAGGACTGGCAAGGCGTATCGGTGTTGTACGTGTGCCCGCTGCGCGCACTGTTGAACAACCTCCAGCCACGCATCGACGGCTACGCCCGCTGGCTCGGGCGCGCTGCCGCGGTCTGGCACGGCGATGTCGGACAGCCGCAGCGGCAACGCATTCTGGTCGAACGCCCCGATTTTCTCTTGACCACGCCTGAGTCCCTCGAAGCGATGCTGGTGTCGACGAAGGTCGATCCACGGGTGATGTTCGCCGGTCTCCGCGCGGTAGTGGTCGACGAAATCCATGCCTTCGCCGGTGATGACCGAGGGTGGCACCTCCTCGCGGTATTGGAGCGGCTTGCACGCGTCGCCGACCGTGAACTGCAGCGGATCGGGCTGTCTGCGACAGTAGGCAACCCCGATGAGCTGTTGAGGTGGCTGCAGGGCAGCTTTCACGGTCGCGAGTCGGTTGTTGTGGCGCCCGCAGCGCCGCCCTCAGCCACGGCACCAGACATCACGGTCGACTTCGTCGGGTCGCTCTTCAACGCGGCGAGGGTGATTGCGTCTCTACATGCCGGGGAGAAGCGCCTTGTGTTCGTGGACAGTCGCCGGCAGGCCGAGGAGATCGGGGCGATGCTGCGCGACAACGGCATCGAAACCTACATCTCACACTCATCGTTGTCGGCTGCCGAGCGGCGCCGCTCGGAGGCTGCTTTCGCCGATGCGCGGGACACGGTGATTGTGGCGACTTCCACGTTGGAGCTCGGGATCGATGTCGGCGATCTGGACCGCGTCATTCAGATCGGGTCCACCCGCACGGTCGCGTCGTTCCTCCAGCGGTTGGGACGGACTGGCCGGCGCGCCGGAACCTCCCGGAACTGTCTGTTTCTGTGTGTCGATGATGAATCGTTGCTGCTAGCGGCGGGGATGCTCAAGCGGTGGTCGGACGGCTGGGTCGAGCCGGTTCAGCCGCCCGCGCACCCGCGGCACATCGCGGCTCAGCAGTTGATGGCACTCTGCCTACAGGAGCACCGCATCGCCGCCGACGCAGTGTCGTCGTGGGGTGATCTGGCGGTCTTCGACGACAGCGCGGGCCAGATCTTCGAATATCTGGTTGCAGAAGGTTATTTCGAGGCTGACGGTCCGTTCTTCCATATCGGTCAGGAGGCCGAACGGCGGTTCGGCCGTCGGTACTTCTCCGACCTCACCGCGGTCTTCACGGCGCCGCCGGAGTTTTTTGTCCTAGCCGGCCGTGTGGAGGTCGGCACCATTGGGACCGACCTGCTGACCGATCAGGTCGACGGACCTCGAACCCTGCTGTTGGGCGGTCGGTCTTGGAAGGTTACACACGTCGACTGGGAGCGGCGGCGCTGTTTCGTGGAGCCCGCTGATGGTGGTGGTAAAGCGAAATGGTCTGGCTCCGGCGGTGGGTTGTCATACAACATTACCCGCGGCATGCGTGAGGTGATTCTCGGCGGGAGCCCGGCCGGCGTGACCTTCACAGGGCGCGCCGCTTCGGCCCTCGGGGGTCTCCGACAGAGCTACGGCGACGCTGCCGATAGGGACAAGTTGATAGCTTTCCTACCGTCCGATTCAGCCGGTCGTTGGTGGACGTGGGCCGGCACTGCAGCGAATCACACGCTGCAGGCTTCGCTGCCCACGATCGTTGACCCGCGACAGCGAATCGACGAAAAGTCGGTACGGCTGATTGCCGGTGTGACAGTCGAAGAGTTCAGCGCAGCGGTTGGTCAAGTGCAGTGGCAGGAGCCAGCCGTTGACGCGAATGCGCTTCGAGGGCTGAAGTTCTCGTCAGCCCTACCAGCAGAGTTGGCACGGATGACCCTCAGTACCCGCCTCGGTGACACGGTGTCCGCGATCGCCACAGCCGCAGAGAGACAATCGATCGTCAGAAGCTAA